A region from the Sandaracinus amylolyticus genome encodes:
- a CDS encoding helix-turn-helix domain-containing protein, which produces MSGVVVIDADELERRIAAAVDEGVRRALEAREPANGAPAEWFDRKGAAELLGVHVDSLSRLGVPVHYVGARRVRYNRAELERWMREGRPSKGA; this is translated from the coding sequence ATGAGCGGTGTGGTGGTCATCGACGCGGACGAGCTCGAGCGGCGGATCGCAGCCGCGGTCGACGAGGGCGTGCGTCGCGCGCTCGAAGCGCGGGAGCCGGCGAACGGCGCGCCCGCCGAGTGGTTCGATCGCAAGGGCGCGGCGGAGCTGCTCGGCGTGCACGTCGACTCGCTGAGTCGCCTCGGCGTGCCCGTGCACTACGTCGGAGCGCGGCGCGTGCGGTACAACCGCGCGGAGCTCGAGCGCTGGATGCGTGAAGGGCGCCCGTCGAAGGGAGCGTGA